In Microbulbifer pacificus, the genomic stretch GAGGATTACTGGCGCGACCCGGATCGCCGGCGCGAACTCCCGGCGGATGCTACGCAGCTGATTCTGAGCGGCAATATCTACTACTATCAGGGCGGTTACTTCTACCGCCGGGAAGACGATGGCTTTCTGCGCGTGGAGCCGCCGCTGGGGGCCGAGTTGTCGTTCCTTCCCCACGGCAGTAATGGATTCGAGATAGACGGCGAGCGCTTCTTTCTGAGTGGCACCGGTACTTTCTACCGCTTCGAACCCCGCCGTCGCACCTATATCGTTACCACGCCGCCTTATGAGTGGCGCCGCTACTACAACGGCGACATCGTGGGTGCCTACGAGGACCGCCTTTACGGTGACCCGGACCTGGATCTGGAGCTGCTGCGGGAGCGCTCGGGTATTCCCCGTGCCTATCCTCCCGGCGCGCTGGACCCGGAAGCGCGCGAGGGCATTCCCGACGTCGAAGCCGATGGCTATCGCGACCCGCGTCGCCGGTCGCCGAGACCTTACGCCAATGTGCGTCCGCCCTACGACTGGAGCAGTGGTGAGCGCTACGACAACCGGGCGCTCGCGGAGGCTGCCTGTCGCCAGAATGCGTCAGATGCGGCGCGCCGCGGCAGTACCCTGGATGACCAGCAATTGAGGATTTACCAGCGGGCGTATCGCGATTGCATTCAGCGTTACGACCTCCGTCGCTGAGATCCGGTATACCTCATCTACACTGAATCCACGGCGGCGCGCCGCTGGTATTCACCCGATTTGAATGGATTACCGATGAACAGGGACTGTTTCGGGCATGGCCGAAGTTAGCGCCTGCCCACTTCACTACCCCCGCCAATCTCGTTCGGCCCCCGCTGCCCGGCAGTGGCCGCTGCGTTTTGCTGTCGCGTTGCTACTGCTGCTGCCGGCAATCGCTTTTGCGCAATTGCCATCCACCAAGCC encodes the following:
- a CDS encoding DUF6515 family protein produces the protein MSGLSELFPGARARRIRALLFSFSLVPLTYIAASCAAAQTGTQNASPPDQSSGAAREDYWRDPDRRRELPADATQLILSGNIYYYQGGYFYRREDDGFLRVEPPLGAELSFLPHGSNGFEIDGERFFLSGTGTFYRFEPRRRTYIVTTPPYEWRRYYNGDIVGAYEDRLYGDPDLDLELLRERSGIPRAYPPGALDPEAREGIPDVEADGYRDPRRRSPRPYANVRPPYDWSSGERYDNRALAEAACRQNASDAARRGSTLDDQQLRIYQRAYRDCIQRYDLRR